One Parachlamydia sp. AcF125 DNA segment encodes these proteins:
- the rpsU gene encoding 30S ribosomal protein S21 produces the protein MTVVKVRVGEPLDKALRALKKRLDKEGVMKSVKAHRFYSKPSVKKRAKSKAALKYKKQR, from the coding sequence ATGACAGTTGTTAAAGTGCGGGTGGGAGAACCCCTTGATAAAGCTCTTAGAGCTCTTAAAAAAAGACTCGATAAAGAAGGCGTCATGAAGTCTGTTAAAGCCCATCGCTTTTACTCTAAACCATCGGTAAAAAAGCGAGCAAAATCTAAGGCTGCCTTAAAATATAAAAAGCAGCGTTAA
- a CDS encoding F-box protein yields MQFTHYLHYIRHLHAFQATLPRGQNDPPPFTEKIPKERDLTCKALKKFKLSGDSQTQSLFLTSLPLSIQAYIFTFLKQDLHPCATVCHRFRFLAINQLLNKYFGYTSENKERMILQAFIYLENQMNKELSSMQFLEDLSETKSNLIEAKGKLEKILHFFSLFKIHFHFMLILEENDHNKILIKGNLTELYHFQKACEAYLNECSKHLKRGQSH; encoded by the coding sequence ATGCAATTTACCCATTATTTGCACTATATCCGCCATCTCCATGCTTTTCAAGCGACGCTCCCTAGAGGCCAGAATGACCCGCCCCCTTTTACTGAAAAAATTCCCAAAGAAAGAGACCTGACTTGCAAAGCCTTAAAAAAGTTTAAGTTATCAGGAGATTCCCAAACCCAGTCCCTTTTTCTTACCAGCTTGCCCCTCTCGATTCAAGCTTACATTTTTACTTTTTTAAAGCAGGATTTACATCCCTGCGCAACGGTTTGTCATCGCTTTCGTTTTCTGGCAATTAACCAGCTATTAAACAAATATTTCGGATACACTTCTGAAAATAAAGAACGCATGATTCTGCAAGCGTTTATTTATCTGGAAAATCAAATGAACAAAGAATTGAGCTCTATGCAATTTCTAGAAGACTTAAGCGAAACGAAAAGCAATCTGATAGAGGCCAAAGGTAAGCTTGAAAAAATTTTGCATTTTTTCTCTCTATTCAAGATTCATTTTCATTTTATGCTGATTTTAGAAGAAAACGACCATAATAAAATTCTTATTAAAGGCAATTTGACCGAACTTTACCATTTCCAAAAAGCCTGTGAAGCCTATTTAAACGAATGCTCAAAACATTTAAAGAGAGGGCAATCTCACTGA
- the rsgA gene encoding ribosome small subunit-dependent GTPase A, whose translation MDSKKKRPKKWVACPIEEEYFGDDRKAYRQERKLASLRDRSKYKKTDREKHEKHLTEQRSAKLSKNEWEKGRVISIVPQGILVSSNGQEFLCTLRGVLKKERGLAKNLVAVGDFVLFEKSAPEEGLIAHVEPRKTVLSRADNLSRRKEQLIAANIDQVLITTSVLSPPLKPSLIDRYIIATQKGGMTPLIVVNKIDLLFTPLAADNPLLEQEKALFEEFIKGYRQAGLQVIPVSTITGEGIALLKEQMRDKSSVFSGQSGVGKSSLINALIGTDLRTGKIVQRTKKGTHTTTTTQLIPLDFGGWCIDTPGIKSFGIWDVNREEVESYFSEIHLIGRMCKFPDCSHLHEEDCAVIQAVEEGRISPLRFESYHDLLHSITQKHLRR comes from the coding sequence ATGGATTCAAAAAAAAAACGGCCGAAAAAATGGGTCGCATGCCCTATCGAAGAGGAGTATTTTGGGGATGACCGCAAGGCATACCGCCAGGAAAGAAAACTTGCTTCCTTAAGAGATCGTTCTAAATATAAAAAAACCGATCGAGAAAAACATGAAAAACACCTAACCGAACAGCGCAGCGCCAAACTATCCAAAAATGAATGGGAAAAAGGGCGCGTGATCTCCATCGTTCCCCAGGGAATTCTTGTCTCTTCCAATGGCCAAGAATTTCTTTGTACCTTGCGCGGAGTTTTAAAAAAAGAGCGGGGATTAGCAAAAAATTTAGTCGCGGTTGGCGATTTTGTCCTTTTTGAGAAAAGCGCGCCTGAAGAAGGTTTGATTGCTCATGTGGAGCCTCGCAAAACAGTGCTTTCACGAGCAGATAATCTTTCTAGGCGTAAAGAACAGCTTATCGCCGCTAATATTGACCAGGTTTTGATTACAACTTCGGTTCTAAGTCCGCCTTTAAAGCCTTCATTAATTGATCGTTATATTATTGCCACGCAAAAAGGAGGAATGACTCCTCTTATTGTAGTCAATAAAATTGACCTATTGTTTACCCCCTTAGCTGCAGACAATCCTCTCCTTGAGCAAGAAAAAGCTCTGTTTGAGGAGTTTATCAAGGGATACCGGCAAGCAGGCTTACAAGTTATCCCTGTAAGCACTATCACAGGCGAAGGGATCGCTCTTCTTAAAGAACAAATGCGCGATAAATCTTCGGTTTTTTCTGGCCAATCGGGCGTGGGAAAATCTTCTTTAATTAATGCCCTAATTGGCACAGATTTACGCACAGGAAAAATTGTGCAGCGCACAAAAAAAGGAACCCATACCACGACAACCACGCAACTTATCCCTTTAGATTTTGGGGGATGGTGCATCGATACACCGGGAATAAAAAGTTTTGGAATTTGGGATGTGAATCGAGAGGAAGTGGAGAGCTATTTTTCAGAAATTCACCTTATTGGCCGCATGTGCAAATTTCCGGATTGTTCCCATTTGCATGAAGAGGACTGTGCCGTTATTCAAGCTGTTGAAGAAGGCAGAATTTCCCCCCTTCGCTTTGAATCTTATCACGATCTCCTACACAGCATTACACAAAAACATCTACGCCGCTGA
- the eno gene encoding phosphopyruvate hydratase produces MAYIRSVKAIEILDSRGNPTLEVALKTDRDVVVKASVPSGASTGEHEAVELRDGDPARYHGKGVQQAIAHVNGPLAQILVGRHVFDQPELDLLMISSDGTENKGRFGANAILGASLALARAGAATAHLPLYRYIGGCHPYILPCPMMNIMNGGAHADNSLEFQEFMIRPIGAPTFREAIRWGAEIFHTLKKILKEEGHATSVGDEGGFAPNLPSNEAAIEYILTAIEKAGYHPGSQVTLALDCAASEFYDKATKTYVEKKRKRQKQSFAQRSAEEQVTYLESLCNRYPIDSIEDGLDENDWSGWKYLTERLGKKIQVVGDDIFVTNPKFLQKGFEQKIGNSILVKVNQIGTLTETLETIRQAHTHAYSAIISHRSGETEDSIIADICVATNSGQIKTGSLCRTDRVAKYNRLLSIEAELGSIARYADSNSAKKLS; encoded by the coding sequence ATGGCTTATATCCGATCCGTAAAAGCGATTGAAATTCTAGATTCTCGTGGAAACCCTACTCTTGAAGTCGCCTTAAAGACCGATCGAGATGTGGTCGTAAAAGCCTCAGTCCCTTCTGGGGCTTCTACAGGCGAGCATGAAGCAGTTGAATTGCGAGACGGCGATCCAGCCCGTTACCATGGGAAAGGAGTCCAACAAGCCATCGCGCATGTGAATGGCCCGCTTGCTCAAATTTTGGTGGGGCGACATGTTTTCGATCAACCAGAGTTAGATTTGTTGATGATTTCTTCCGATGGAACGGAAAATAAAGGGCGTTTTGGAGCAAATGCAATCTTAGGCGCTTCTTTAGCCCTTGCGCGTGCGGGAGCTGCTACTGCCCATTTGCCTCTTTATCGCTATATCGGTGGTTGCCATCCTTACATTCTCCCCTGCCCTATGATGAATATCATGAACGGTGGAGCTCATGCCGACAACTCTTTGGAATTTCAAGAATTTATGATTCGCCCAATTGGAGCCCCTACTTTTCGGGAAGCCATCCGTTGGGGAGCAGAAATTTTCCACACCTTGAAAAAAATTTTAAAAGAGGAGGGACATGCGACGTCGGTTGGAGATGAAGGAGGTTTTGCTCCTAATTTACCCTCAAACGAAGCTGCTATTGAGTACATCTTAACGGCTATTGAAAAAGCTGGCTACCACCCAGGCTCTCAGGTTACTCTTGCTTTAGATTGCGCAGCGTCTGAGTTTTACGATAAAGCTACTAAGACCTATGTGGAAAAGAAAAGAAAACGGCAAAAACAATCGTTTGCCCAACGCTCAGCAGAAGAGCAGGTCACTTATCTCGAATCCCTCTGCAATCGATACCCGATCGATTCTATTGAAGATGGCCTAGATGAAAACGATTGGAGCGGCTGGAAATATTTAACCGAAAGGCTTGGTAAAAAAATCCAAGTGGTGGGCGATGATATTTTTGTCACCAACCCCAAATTCTTACAAAAAGGTTTTGAGCAAAAGATCGGCAATTCAATTTTAGTGAAGGTCAACCAAATTGGGACTTTAACAGAAACCTTAGAAACAATTCGACAAGCTCACACACATGCTTATTCAGCCATTATTTCTCATCGATCCGGGGAAACAGAGGATAGCATCATCGCAGACATTTGCGTGGCAACCAACTCTGGCCAAATTAAAACAGGATCCTTATGCCGAACAGATCGCGTAGCAAAATATAACCGTCTACTAAGCATCGAGGCAGAGCTTGGCTCAATCGCACGATATGCGGATAGCAATTCAGCTAAAAAACTATCTTAA
- a CDS encoding glycerophosphodiester phosphodiesterase yields MDIFFQTSLHPHLPLSPPVASIAHRGNSSDAPENTLFAFQQALEIGVDYIEVDVHLSKDGIPVVIHDLYLSRTIPHANGVAVMDCDFSALQNWDAGEWFDSAFAGQKIPSLAEVLVLCKGKCGVMVEIKEGSAPPKELAQAVLKVVLAETNRAAEVVVGSLSADILKALREMQLPFPLVSIIDEEKEWHRHAPYEPDIVAMHYSMLTQRRLSELKQMRKKVWVWTVDEPGRMHYLIQARVDGIISNCPRELKQVFALR; encoded by the coding sequence ATGGATATCTTTTTTCAAACCTCTCTGCACCCCCATCTTCCTCTCTCTCCTCCTGTAGCAAGTATTGCCCATCGAGGTAATTCTTCGGATGCGCCTGAAAACACCTTATTTGCCTTTCAACAAGCTTTAGAGATTGGGGTAGATTATATTGAAGTGGACGTACATTTATCTAAGGATGGCATTCCAGTGGTCATTCATGACCTTTATCTTTCCCGAACGATTCCCCATGCAAACGGTGTGGCAGTTATGGATTGTGATTTTTCTGCGCTTCAAAATTGGGATGCAGGGGAATGGTTTGATTCAGCTTTTGCAGGTCAAAAAATTCCTTCTTTGGCTGAGGTGCTTGTCTTATGCAAAGGGAAATGTGGCGTGATGGTAGAGATTAAGGAGGGATCAGCCCCTCCTAAAGAATTAGCGCAGGCTGTCCTTAAAGTGGTCTTGGCAGAGACGAATCGGGCTGCCGAGGTGGTGGTGGGATCTCTCTCTGCCGATATTTTAAAAGCCTTACGAGAAATGCAACTCCCCTTTCCCTTAGTTTCAATCATTGACGAAGAAAAAGAATGGCATCGGCATGCGCCCTATGAGCCTGATATCGTCGCGATGCACTATAGTATGCTTACCCAAAGAAGACTAAGCGAATTAAAGCAGATGAGGAAAAAGGTTTGGGTCTGGACGGTCGATGAGCCCGGAAGGATGCATTATCTTATTCAAGCTCGCGTGGATGGGATTATTTCTAATTGTCCGCGCGAGCTTAAACAAGTTTTTGCCTTAAGATAG
- the lspA gene encoding signal peptidase II: MLKFKALWISILVLISDMTSKYCAFHYLPKPRFDTYRYPYGGVPVFQNFFGIQFSLNYVENRGAIGGIFADFQEYLLIFRILLIIFLFCYLLFYRYEKKLELPFALIIGGAIGNIVDYFLYGHVVDMFHFVLWGYDYPVFNLADSAICIGIGWIFIHSFISGSLKFSSKSNVR; this comes from the coding sequence ATGCTAAAGTTTAAAGCACTGTGGATTAGTATCTTAGTCCTTATATCTGATATGACATCTAAATATTGTGCTTTTCACTATTTGCCTAAACCAAGGTTTGACACTTACAGGTATCCCTATGGAGGGGTACCAGTTTTCCAAAACTTTTTTGGAATCCAGTTTTCACTTAACTACGTGGAAAATAGAGGGGCTATCGGAGGCATCTTTGCCGACTTTCAAGAATACCTGCTAATTTTTCGCATCCTTTTAATTATTTTCTTGTTCTGCTATTTACTTTTTTATCGCTACGAGAAAAAATTAGAACTTCCTTTCGCCCTCATTATAGGGGGAGCCATAGGAAATATTGTGGATTACTTCTTATATGGTCATGTGGTCGATATGTTCCACTTTGTCCTATGGGGATACGATTATCCAGTTTTCAATTTGGCAGATTCTGCCATCTGTATAGGGATTGGGTGGATTTTCATCCATTCCTTTATCTCAGGCTCTTTAAAGTTTTCTTCAAAGTCGAATGTACGATGA
- a CDS encoding TraR/DksA family transcriptional regulator: protein MALKKIEVAKFKKRLEEMRDQLTRLLKGSTEEVKKPDEATGYSQHQADQGTDDFDRTINLEVTTREYAILRQIDRALEKIHDNTYGICDVTGEEIPLARLEAVPYASMTVKAQEKLEKGLI from the coding sequence ATGGCGTTGAAAAAAATTGAAGTGGCAAAATTTAAAAAAAGACTAGAAGAAATGCGTGACCAGTTGACACGGCTGTTGAAAGGATCGACAGAAGAAGTCAAAAAACCTGATGAAGCAACTGGTTACTCTCAACATCAAGCTGATCAAGGGACAGATGACTTTGATAGAACAATCAATTTGGAAGTGACCACACGAGAGTACGCAATTTTGAGACAAATTGATCGGGCTTTAGAGAAAATTCACGATAATACGTATGGAATTTGTGATGTAACAGGGGAAGAAATCCCTCTTGCACGTTTAGAAGCGGTTCCTTATGCTTCCATGACAGTGAAAGCTCAAGAAAAGTTGGAAAAAGGTCTCATTTAA
- the pdxH gene encoding pyridoxamine 5'-phosphate oxidase — MGEKKTLRKEYSKSELRREGLSPDPFNQFQIWFREAINEEAVEPNAMTLSTTSLARKPSSRIVLLKYFDHRGFVFFTNLESRKSRELRDNPFAAINFFWRSLERQVNIEGSVVLVSSAESFSYFSKRPRGSQIGAWASKQDAELNSRDELEDTYKQLVKQYAGQPIPLPPFWGGFRLIPTRFEFWQGRANRLHDRFEYRAYLQNEWEIRRLSP; from the coding sequence ATGGGTGAAAAAAAAACACTGCGTAAAGAATATTCTAAATCCGAATTAAGGCGAGAAGGTCTAAGCCCCGATCCCTTCAATCAGTTTCAAATATGGTTTAGAGAGGCTATAAATGAAGAAGCTGTTGAACCAAACGCCATGACTTTGTCAACTACCAGCTTGGCTAGAAAGCCCTCTTCAAGAATTGTCCTGCTAAAATATTTCGATCATCGAGGTTTTGTTTTTTTTACCAATCTAGAAAGCCGCAAATCGCGCGAATTAAGGGATAATCCTTTTGCTGCTATTAATTTTTTTTGGCGATCTCTCGAAAGGCAAGTCAACATTGAAGGGTCGGTTGTTTTAGTGTCTTCTGCAGAGTCCTTTTCCTATTTTTCTAAACGACCTAGAGGGAGCCAAATTGGCGCGTGGGCTTCTAAACAAGATGCTGAGCTTAATTCGCGGGATGAATTGGAAGATACATACAAACAGCTAGTAAAACAGTATGCTGGGCAGCCTATCCCCTTACCTCCTTTTTGGGGCGGTTTTCGCTTAATTCCTACACGCTTTGAATTTTGGCAAGGAAGAGCTAATCGGCTTCATGATCGCTTCGAATATAGAGCTTATCTGCAGAATGAATGGGAAATTCGACGTTTATCTCCTTAG
- a CDS encoding phosphoglycerate kinase yields the protein MSSKLSLSQLPLNGKKVLVRVDFNVPLDKEQKITDDTRIRASLPTIRYILEKGGAVILMSHLGRPKGKPSSEYSLKPCAKRLSELLNYPVLMAPDSVGEETRQLASSLKPTQVLLLENLRFREGEEYPEKDPTFAKELASLGDLYVNDAFGTAHRAHASTAQITRYFPGKSAAGFLLEKEIKYLNSSLIHPSRPFCAIIGGSKISTKIGVIQSLLQKADAILIGGGMAYTFLKAQGIPIGNSIHEEEFLDKAKSILHLSSSRHAKIILPDDLMIADSLSKEATVQTIAAQTGIPSPFQGVDIGPQTIQKFAKILQSATTIFWNGPLGVFEIEPFAKGTYAIARIVAESSATTIVGGGDSIAALQASGLSEKITHLSTGGGASLEYIEQGTLPGIEALSDTAL from the coding sequence ATGTCTAGTAAACTCTCTTTATCACAGCTTCCCCTTAACGGTAAAAAAGTGCTTGTTAGGGTGGATTTTAATGTTCCTCTCGATAAAGAGCAAAAAATTACGGATGATACGAGAATTCGGGCCTCCTTGCCTACCATTCGCTACATTCTTGAAAAAGGGGGAGCTGTCATTTTGATGAGCCATTTAGGGAGGCCTAAAGGCAAGCCTTCATCTGAATATTCTTTGAAGCCGTGCGCAAAACGCCTTTCAGAACTCCTTAACTATCCGGTGCTCATGGCTCCCGATTCTGTAGGAGAAGAAACGCGACAGCTAGCGAGCTCTCTAAAACCAACTCAAGTGCTTTTACTTGAAAACCTCAGGTTTCGGGAAGGAGAAGAGTATCCTGAAAAAGATCCCACCTTTGCAAAAGAACTGGCCTCTTTGGGCGATCTGTATGTTAATGATGCTTTTGGAACAGCTCATCGCGCTCACGCCTCAACAGCACAGATCACGCGCTACTTCCCCGGTAAATCTGCGGCAGGCTTTCTCCTCGAGAAAGAAATAAAATATTTAAATAGTTCACTCATTCACCCCTCTCGCCCTTTTTGCGCCATTATCGGAGGATCAAAAATCTCCACTAAGATCGGGGTGATACAAAGTTTACTGCAAAAGGCCGATGCAATCCTTATTGGTGGGGGAATGGCTTACACTTTCTTGAAAGCTCAAGGAATCCCGATTGGCAACTCAATTCATGAAGAAGAATTTTTAGATAAAGCCAAAAGCATTCTTCATTTGTCCTCCTCCCGCCATGCAAAAATTATTTTGCCGGATGATCTTATGATCGCCGATTCTCTTTCTAAAGAGGCTACCGTTCAAACCATCGCTGCCCAAACAGGGATTCCCTCTCCCTTTCAAGGAGTAGATATTGGACCTCAAACGATCCAGAAGTTTGCTAAAATTTTGCAGAGCGCGACAACTATTTTTTGGAATGGACCGTTGGGCGTTTTTGAAATTGAGCCTTTCGCAAAAGGCACTTATGCAATCGCACGCATCGTGGCAGAATCTTCCGCAACCACAATCGTAGGCGGAGGTGACTCGATTGCGGCTTTGCAAGCTTCCGGCCTCTCCGAGAAAATCACCCATCTTTCTACAGGAGGAGGAGCTTCTTTAGAATACATTGAGCAGGGAACTTTGCCAGGCATTGAAGCTTTGAGCGATACAGCTTTATAG